The sequence CGCTCGCCCGCCTCGTCCTGTAGGATGACCGTCATCGGGCCGTAGTTGGGGTGCACGCGGAACGCCACGTCGACTTCCGGCACGGTTGCGTTGATCTCTACCGCGAGCGCATACGGCGAGTGCTGCCCCTGCCCGGTTTCGCCATCAACGGTGCGCTGCGCGTCGACGCGGTAGAGCCGCTCAGCCTCGGGGTGATGGCGGTCGTAGCTCTGCTCGAAGGCGACGTACTGGAAGATGAGCAGGCACACCGCCATGGCGATGGCGAGCCCGCCGATGTTGAGCGCGGAGTAGGACGGGCGCTTGCGGATATGGCGCAGCGCGAGACGTACGTAGGTGCCAAGCATAATCGAGCGGGTAAGTGAGCCGCGGAGGAGGAAGGAGGGGAGCGAGCGGACGAACTGGCCGACATACCACCGCGTCGCCAGCGCGGGCCCGTCGTCGAGCGCGCGGTCGGCGAAGCCCTCGGCGAAGTCGCCCAGGACAACCTCGCGGTCGGGCAGGGGCGCGAAGACGGCGACGAGCCGCTCAGCCCAGCGAGGAGGCTCTGGCGGGTGCTGGTCGGCGTTCGGTGTCGGGTCCATCGTCATCGGGAAAGGCCCAGGCCAGACAGAGAGAGCCCGAGGCGTTTCCAGGCGAGCTCGGGGAGCCGGGCCCACATCGCCTCGTGGAGGTCGCGGGCGGCGCGCAGCGCGGCGAACCCGGCAGAGGTGACGCGGTAGCGTCGGCGCGGGCGGCCCCGGCGCTTGGCCGTCGGCGCGCCCTCCTCTGTCTCCAGCAGCCCCTTGCGGACGAGCCGGTCGAGCGGGACGTAG is a genomic window of Bacteroidota bacterium containing:
- a CDS encoding helix-turn-helix transcriptional regulator; the protein is METITRTEEMLLLAACRLGDDAYGADIRAEIEAVTGRRYSVGGVYVPLDRLVRKGLLETEEGAPTAKRRGRPRRRYRVTSAGFAALRAARDLHEAMWARLPELAWKRLGLSLSGLGLSR